From a region of the Halorussus caseinilyticus genome:
- a CDS encoding AbrB/MazE/SpoVT family DNA-binding domain-containing protein — protein sequence MPRVTTKGQVTIPKEIRDALGIEPGDELAFEKTDAGYTIQKQEPTTANGENPFEKYRGSAESEASMPERMRRLRGEYPRDVNDDEDDGDSGAEA from the coding sequence ATGCCTCGGGTCACTACCAAAGGTCAGGTCACGATTCCGAAGGAGATTCGTGACGCCCTCGGAATTGAACCGGGCGACGAACTCGCCTTCGAGAAAACAGACGCTGGCTATACGATTCAGAAACAAGAACCGACGACAGCCAACGGTGAGAACCCGTTCGAAAAATACCGCGGAAGCGCGGAGAGCGAAGCGTCGATGCCTGAGCGAATGCGCCGACTCCGCGGCGAATATCCACGAGATGTGAACGACGACGAGGACGACGGAGACTCGGGGGCTGAGGCGTGA
- a CDS encoding multicopper oxidase family protein encodes MGLDTTVWGYGGSYPAPTIEARPDRPVEVEYINNLPTDHLLSVDERVHGAEPPAPESRTVTHLHGGVTGPRSDGYPEAWVDPNGNTAADFPAIHDSPVPHQQVKEYPNKQEPATLWYHDHALGATRLNVYAGLAGFYLLRDPMENSLPKGDYEVPIVIQDRSFNSDGSLQYSDGTDDDYEAEFFGDVPVVNGKAYPYIEVEPRKYRFRFLNGSNGRVFNLNLRNETAPGVPTMNQIATDLGFLDSVATIGPGGDQSSLLLGGAERADIVIDFSDFEGQTFTLTNNAPTPYAGETVPISESDMPEIMRFKVTDSVTEEDETIPLSRFLTQINKRYPEPDVTDSGTTRYMTLDTGTLEVAPGIEYDSHFLNRSQWTDEEAVVQPTFGTSEEWVLANVTGDSHPIHLHLVDFEVVGRRTFNAEAFDEARQAGEDPAVADYLEGPVIQPDPGEQGPKDTVLVNPNEAAIIRPAFTGFTGRYVWHCHILEHEDQEMMLPYEVVPDE; translated from the coding sequence ATGGGACTCGATACGACCGTCTGGGGCTACGGAGGAAGCTATCCGGCGCCGACTATCGAAGCCCGGCCCGACCGCCCGGTCGAGGTCGAATATATCAACAACCTCCCGACCGACCACCTGCTGAGCGTCGACGAACGAGTCCATGGTGCTGAACCCCCGGCCCCCGAGTCGCGGACTGTGACCCACCTCCACGGCGGCGTGACCGGGCCACGTAGCGACGGCTACCCAGAGGCGTGGGTTGACCCCAACGGGAACACTGCCGCTGACTTCCCGGCGATTCACGACAGTCCGGTCCCCCACCAGCAGGTCAAAGAGTACCCCAACAAGCAGGAACCGGCGACGTTGTGGTATCACGACCATGCGCTCGGAGCGACACGCCTGAACGTCTACGCGGGCCTCGCCGGGTTCTACCTGCTCCGGGACCCCATGGAGAACAGTCTCCCCAAAGGCGACTACGAGGTCCCAATCGTCATCCAAGACCGCTCGTTCAACAGCGACGGCTCGCTCCAATACTCGGACGGCACCGACGACGACTACGAAGCGGAGTTCTTCGGCGACGTGCCCGTCGTCAACGGCAAAGCCTACCCGTACATCGAGGTCGAACCGCGCAAATATCGCTTCCGGTTCCTGAACGGGTCGAACGGACGAGTGTTCAACCTCAACCTCAGGAACGAGACGGCCCCGGGCGTGCCGACGATGAACCAGATCGCTACCGATCTCGGATTCCTCGACTCAGTTGCGACAATCGGGCCGGGTGGCGACCAGTCTTCGCTACTACTCGGCGGTGCGGAACGGGCGGACATCGTCATCGACTTCTCCGACTTCGAGGGCCAGACCTTCACGCTCACCAACAACGCTCCGACGCCGTATGCGGGTGAGACCGTCCCCATCTCCGAGTCGGACATGCCGGAAATCATGCGGTTCAAGGTCACGGACTCAGTGACCGAGGAGGACGAAACCATCCCGCTGTCACGGTTCCTGACCCAGATCAACAAGCGGTATCCGGAACCTGACGTGACGGATTCAGGTACCACCCGGTACATGACCCTCGACACGGGCACACTTGAGGTCGCACCGGGCATCGAGTACGACAGCCACTTCCTCAATCGGTCCCAGTGGACCGACGAGGAGGCAGTGGTCCAGCCGACGTTTGGGACCTCGGAGGAGTGGGTGTTGGCGAACGTGACGGGTGACTCACATCCGATTCATCTCCATCTAGTCGACTTCGAGGTGGTGGGGCGGCGGACGTTCAACGCGGAAGCGTTCGATGAAGCGCGGCAAGCCGGTGAGGACCCGGCAGTGGCGGACTACCTCGAAGGGCCGGTTATCCAACCGGATCCGGGTGAGCAAGGCCCCAAGGACACAGTCTTGGTGAATCCGAACGAGGCCGCTATTATCAGACCGGCCTTTACCGGGTTCACTGGCCGGTACGTCTGGCACTGTCACATCCTTGAACACGAGGACCAGGAAATGATGCTACCCTACGAGGTGGTACCTGACGAATAG
- a CDS encoding proline-rich domain-containing protein, translating to MNARSQQILAVAFSILIVTATVTPATAALDSPPSQSDADLPSLSSLATTIAGHEVFPDTPGNGNGNGPGNGKGNGPSKTTTTTATTTTAGNETTTPGQSPPENPGQGPPKNKTQGPPENPGQGPPENKTQGPPENPGQGPPENPGQGPPENPGQGPPPHAGPPSWVPNKGGNSNADKRGPPEWAKNGQAPLPPTNRSALRNRSEPLANATLNVSIRENASAADYRLAAIDALQTTEFDAPGSSADDHRRQALRELNESLDYVLDANRTTSAQLFERDKEASTPPQFAPSVTKLLVRSDERLAATAIADADRLASTLRDRNVSFDQQAVAENISGARRAVERAERFRARGQQHTAISQYRVAWIHAQQALDVLDLAATPNVTITTREDMPHEENVTYAVRGRVFDVRGHELALSLSLNGANRTLNLSVNTTPGAIGTFETNVTLSRQVNRITVAATDPNRRWSPEYGGENATVGRDVLRLDGDGLPDFYELNVTGTDPLGPDSNASRTSFNESGNNVTDGAEDFDSDGETVYEAYRFGLDPLDNDTDGDDLRDGSELQFRGIDPLTNDTDNDTVRDPAEDLDNDSLSNRREQAANTNPVENDTDGDTLNDSAELANGTDPLEPDTDSDGLRDPDEYAVGTDPTVADTDGDGVLDGNETFATETTNESVGAAVNISGEGNVADTVTIQNETNDRIQTGTVANASASEVLDVDADAEFEQANLSIDYDEQAVGDESDLAVYTYDPELQTYVKLLGSGRRKRLGDGDDPALLDVRRHEPDRMAELHAETCETQAQIRAERVVQ from the coding sequence ATGAACGCTCGGAGCCAGCAGATTCTCGCCGTCGCCTTCTCCATCCTCATCGTCACGGCGACAGTAACGCCCGCGACTGCCGCCCTCGACTCGCCACCCTCCCAGTCCGACGCCGACCTCCCGTCGCTCTCGTCGCTCGCCACCACTATCGCAGGCCACGAGGTCTTCCCCGACACCCCCGGCAACGGCAACGGAAACGGACCGGGGAACGGCAAGGGGAACGGACCGTCGAAGACCACGACCACGACCGCGACCACGACGACGGCCGGGAATGAGACGACCACGCCCGGCCAAAGCCCACCGGAAAACCCCGGACAGGGACCGCCAAAGAACAAAACGCAGGGACCGCCCGAAAACCCCGGCCAAGGTCCGCCGGAGAACAAGACGCAAGGACCACCCGAGAACCCCGGCCAAGGCCCGCCGGAGAATCCCGGACAGGGACCGCCGGAGAACCCCGGTCAGGGACCGCCACCGCACGCGGGGCCGCCGTCGTGGGTGCCGAACAAGGGCGGGAACTCGAACGCGGACAAACGCGGGCCGCCCGAATGGGCGAAGAACGGGCAAGCCCCGCTACCGCCTACGAATCGGTCGGCGCTCCGTAATCGGAGCGAACCACTGGCGAACGCGACTCTCAACGTCTCTATCCGCGAGAATGCGTCGGCCGCCGACTACCGGCTTGCCGCCATCGACGCCCTCCAGACTACCGAGTTCGACGCGCCCGGTAGCTCCGCCGATGACCACCGCCGCCAAGCCCTCCGCGAACTCAACGAATCACTCGACTACGTTCTCGACGCCAACCGTACCACCTCCGCCCAGTTGTTCGAGCGCGATAAGGAAGCGAGTACACCCCCGCAGTTCGCGCCGAGCGTCACGAAACTACTGGTGCGGTCGGACGAACGCCTCGCGGCGACCGCTATCGCGGACGCCGACCGACTCGCTAGCACGCTTCGCGACCGGAACGTCTCGTTCGACCAGCAAGCCGTCGCAGAGAACATCTCCGGAGCGCGCCGAGCAGTCGAGCGCGCCGAGCGGTTCCGCGCGCGCGGCCAACAGCATACCGCCATCAGCCAGTACCGCGTCGCGTGGATTCACGCCCAGCAAGCCCTCGACGTACTCGACCTCGCCGCCACCCCGAACGTCACCATCACCACCCGCGAGGACATGCCCCACGAGGAGAACGTCACCTACGCGGTTCGCGGCCGCGTGTTCGACGTTCGAGGCCACGAACTCGCGTTGTCGCTGTCGTTGAACGGCGCGAACCGGACGCTCAATCTGTCGGTGAACACCACGCCGGGCGCGATTGGGACCTTCGAGACGAACGTCACCCTCTCGCGGCAGGTCAACCGCATCACGGTCGCGGCAACCGACCCGAACCGGCGGTGGTCGCCGGAGTACGGCGGCGAGAACGCAACTGTCGGCCGGGATGTACTCCGTCTCGACGGCGATGGGTTGCCGGACTTCTACGAGTTGAACGTGACGGGAACCGACCCCTTGGGGCCGGACAGCAACGCGTCGCGGACTTCGTTCAACGAGTCGGGGAACAACGTGACTGACGGGGCGGAGGACTTCGATAGCGACGGGGAGACGGTCTACGAGGCGTACCGGTTCGGTCTCGACCCGCTGGACAACGACACCGACGGCGACGACTTGCGGGACGGCTCTGAACTCCAGTTCCGGGGTATCGACCCGCTCACGAATGATACCGACAACGACACGGTTCGAGACCCGGCCGAAGACCTCGACAACGACTCGCTGTCGAACCGCCGCGAACAGGCCGCGAACACCAACCCCGTCGAAAACGACACCGACGGCGACACGTTGAACGATTCGGCGGAACTCGCCAACGGGACCGACCCACTGGAACCGGACACCGACAGCGACGGCTTGCGCGACCCCGACGAGTACGCAGTCGGCACCGACCCAACTGTGGCGGACACCGACGGCGACGGCGTGTTGGACGGGAACGAAACGTTTGCGACCGAGACGACAAACGAGTCGGTGGGCGCGGCGGTGAACATCTCGGGCGAAGGCAACGTCGCGGACACGGTAACGATTCAGAACGAGACCAACGACCGGATTCAGACCGGAACGGTCGCCAACGCCTCCGCATCGGAAGTTCTCGATGTGGATGCAGACGCCGAGTTCGAGCAAGCGAACCTCTCCATCGACTACGACGAGCAGGCGGTCGGCGACGAGTCGGACTTAGCGGTCTACACCTACGACCCCGAACTGCAGACGTACGTCAAACTCCTCGGAAGTGGACGCCGAAAACGACTCGGTGACGGGGACGACCCCGCACTTCTCGACGTTCGTCGCCATGAACCAGACCGCATGGCAGAACTACATGCAGAAACGTGCGAAACCCAAGCCCAAATACGCGCTGAACGAGTCGTTCAGTGA
- a CDS encoding type II toxin-antitoxin system VapC family toxin gives MSIFIDTGVFYAHHDEDAARHETAKAFFDRVLDGDFGQPYTNDYILDEAVTLTRRRTNDVTAATTIADRILGNDPYPDVLTFDHVTPDISEAAFECFTTYDDHTLSFTDATTIAHSQLRDIDSIASFDDDFDGIHERTDPSIVTM, from the coding sequence ATGAGCATCTTCATCGATACGGGTGTGTTCTACGCCCACCACGACGAGGATGCCGCGAGACACGAGACGGCGAAAGCGTTCTTCGACCGCGTCCTCGACGGTGACTTCGGTCAACCGTACACGAACGACTACATTCTGGACGAGGCAGTAACACTCACGCGAAGACGGACGAACGATGTCACTGCCGCGACTACGATTGCCGACCGGATTCTCGGCAACGACCCTTATCCGGACGTACTCACCTTCGACCACGTTACTCCCGATATTTCTGAAGCCGCGTTCGAGTGTTTCACCACGTACGACGACCACACACTCAGTTTCACGGACGCAACGACAATCGCACATAGTCAATTGCGAGACATCGACTCAATTGCGAGCTTCGACGACGATTTCGACGGCATCCACGAGCGGACTGATCCGAGTATCGTCACGATGTAG
- a CDS encoding type II toxin-antitoxin system VapC family toxin: protein MITSVDTNALLALLYEDGYADASEDALRSAYQDGKVVIPSIVYAELAADGHFETTSNLDQFLEDFSIQLEDPSPAALFRAGEQFQQYADRRPDGLQCPSCGTKQTVRCEECGGELAPRQHIAADFVIGGHAVADADALISFDDAFYDTYFPSLTVFPE from the coding sequence GTGATCACGTCGGTTGATACGAATGCACTCCTCGCGTTGTTGTACGAGGATGGCTATGCGGACGCAAGTGAGGACGCACTCCGAAGCGCCTATCAGGACGGCAAAGTCGTCATTCCATCCATCGTCTACGCAGAACTTGCGGCCGATGGTCACTTCGAGACGACGTCCAACCTTGACCAGTTTCTCGAGGACTTCAGCATTCAGCTCGAAGACCCGTCTCCAGCCGCGCTCTTCCGAGCAGGTGAACAATTCCAACAGTATGCTGACCGACGGCCAGACGGGCTTCAGTGTCCCTCCTGTGGTACGAAGCAGACCGTGCGATGTGAGGAGTGCGGTGGCGAACTCGCGCCACGCCAGCACATCGCCGCCGATTTCGTCATCGGTGGTCACGCGGTCGCTGATGCAGATGCACTCATCAGCTTTGACGATGCATTCTACGACACGTACTTTCCGTCGCTGACTGTCTTCCCAGAGTGA